The genome window GGTAGCGGTTGCGCGAGGACAGGGCCAGGCCGTCGGCCTCCCGCACGGTCGGCACGCCGACCACCTCGACGTCGAAGTCCAGGTCGGCCACCATCCGCTGGACGATCGCCAGCTGCTGGGCGTCCTTCTCGCCGAAGAAGGCGTAGTCCGGGTCGGTGATGTGCAGCAGCTTGGCCACCACGGTCAGCACCCCGTCGAAGTGGCCCGGGCGGGTCGCGCCCTCGAACCGCTCGCCCATCGGGCCGGCGGTCAGCCGCACCTGCGGGTCGCCGTTCGGGTAGACCTCCTCCGGCAGCGGGGCGAAGACCACGTCGGCGCCGGCCTCCTCGGCCAGCCGGACGTCGGCGGCCAGGGTGCGCGGGTAGCGGTCCAGGTCCTCGCCGGCGCCGAACTGCAGCGGGTTGACGAAGACCGTCACCGCCACCCGGCCGTCCTGGCCGACCTGCCGGCGGGCCGCCCGGACCAGCGCGGCGTGGCCCTCGTGCAGCGCGCCCATGGTCATCACCACGGCGTTGTCCACCGGGCTCTCGTCCGGCCAGAACGCGGACTCGAAGTCGTCCACGGTGTGGGTCAGCTGGGTGCTGCGCTGCTTCGCTGCGGGCTTCGGGCGGGCCATCAGATCTCCTCGTTGAGTACGTCGAGCAGCGAGGCCGCCGCTTCTTCCTTCAGCGTCCCGTGGGCCAGGGCCCGCTGGGCGGTGGCCTTCGCCATCGCCCGGTAGGCGGCCGGGATGTCCGGGGACACCGTACTGAGCTGGTCCAGGTGGCGGCGCACCGTGCCGGTGTCGCCGCGGGCGACCGGGCCGGTCAGCGCCGCGTCGCCGGAGCGCAGGCTGTTGTCCAGCGCGGCGCCCAGCAGCGGGCCGAGCAGCCGGCCCGGCTCGGCCACGCCGGCCGTGCCCAGCAGCTCCATCGCCTGCGCGACCAGGGTGACCAGGTGGTTCGCGCCGTGCGCCAGGGCGGTGTGGTAGAGCGGGCGGACCGCCTCGGGGATCCACTCCGGCTCGCCGCCCATCTCCACCACCAGGGCCTCGGCCACCGGCCGCAGCTCCGGCGGCGCCGTCACCCCGAAGGGGCAGCCGGCCAGCCGGGCCAGGTCCACCGAGGTGCCGGTGAAGGTCATCGCCGGGTGCAGCGCCAGCGGCAGCGCACCGGCCCGGGCGGCCGGCTCCAGCACCGCCACGCCGTGCGCGCCCGAGGTGTGCACCAGCAGCTGGCCGGGGCGGATCGCACCGGTCGACGCCAGACCGGCGACCAGGTCGGCCAGCGCGTCGTCCGGCACGGTGAGCAGCACCAGGTCGGCGGCGGCCAGCACCTGAGGGGGCGTCACCAGGCGCACCCCGGGCAGCAGCGCCTCGGCCCGGCGCACCGAGGCGTTGGACACGCCGGAGGCGGCCACCACGTGGTGGCCGGCCAGCTGCAGGGCGGCGCCCAGCGCGGGGCCCACCCGGCCGGTGCCGACCACGCCGACGGCCAGCCGGGCCGGTCGGTCGGCGGGATCGGTGGGGTCGGAGGAGTCGAAGGGGTGGTCCCAGGTGCTCACGGCGTTCCAGTCCTCTACGGGTACCAGACGGTCCGTCCCATCCTACGGCCCCGCGGCGGCGGCCCCGGTGGCCCGTCCCTCAGTGGCCGCCGGCCTTGAGCAGCCCGGCCTCGTAGGCCAGCACCACCGCCTGCACCCGGTCGCGCAGGCCCAGCTTGGCCAGGATCCGGCCGACGTGGGTCTTCACGGTCGCCTCGGAGAGGGTCAGCCCGGTGGCGATCTCGCCGTTCGACAGGCCCTGGGCGACCAGCAGGAACACCTCCCGCTCCCGGTCGGTGAGCGGGTCCAGGGCGGGCGGGCCGGCCTGCGGCTGCGGGGCGGGCAGCACCTCGGCGAACCGGTCCAGCATCCGGCGGGTGGTGGTCGGGGCGACCACCGCGTCGCCGTTGTGCACCGCGCGGATCGCGCTGACCAGCTCCGGCGGCGGCACGTCCTTGAGCAGGAAGCCGCTGGCGCCGGCCTTGAGCGCGGCGAAGGCGTACTCGTCCAGGTCGAAGGTGGTGAGGATGAGCACCTTGGGGGCGTCCGGGCGGGGCAGCCCGTCCCCGTCCAGGCAGATCCGGCGGGTCGCCTGGACGCCGTCGAGCCGGGGCATCCGGACGTCCATCAGCACCACGTCCACCTCGGCGGTGGCGAGGACCTCGACGGCGGCGGCGCCGTCGCCCGCCTCGGCGGCGATCTCGATGTCGTCCTGCGACTGCAGCACCATCCGGAAGCCGGTGCGCAGCAGCTCCTGGTCGTCCACCAGCATCACTCGGATGGTCACGTCGTTCACTCCTGGGTCGGGGGGAGGGTCATCGGGCGGCCTTCAGCGGCAGTACGGCACGGATCCGGAAGCCGCCGCCGGGCCGCGGACCGGCGTCCAGGCTGCCGCTGACCATGCCGATCCGCTCCCGCATGCCGATCAGGCCGTGGCCCAGACCGTCGGTGCCCCCGTGGGCCAGCTGCTCGTCGGTGGAGCCGCGGCCGTCGTCCTCGATCAGCACGTTCAGGTCGCGGTCGCCGAAGTCCACCGCGACCTTGGCGCTCACGTTGGGACCGCCATGCTTGCGGACGTTGGTGAGAGCCTCCTGAACGATCCGGTAGACCGTCAGTTCGACGCCCCGGGGCAGCTCGCGCGGGGTGCCGGAGGTGCTGAACTCCACCGGCAGGCCGGCCGTGCGGACCTGTTCGAGGAGCTCGGGCAGCTCCTCCACGCCGGGCTGCGGCACGTACTCCTCGGTGGTGTCCGAGGTGCGCAGCACGCCGAGCAGCCGGCGCATCTCGACCAGCGCCTGCCGGCCGGTGGAGGCGATGGTGCCCAGCGCCTCCTTCGCCTGGCCCGGCGAGTTGTCCATCACGTAGGCGGCGCCGTCGGCCTGCACGATCATCACCGAGACGTTGTGCGCCACCACGTCGTGCAGCTCGCGGGCGATCCGGGCCCGCTCGGCGGCCACCGCCACCTTGGCCTGGGCGTCCCGCTCCCGCTCCAGCCGCTCGGCCCGGTCCTCCAGCTCGGTCAGGTAGGCCCGGCGGACCCGGGTCAGCCGGCCCCAGGCCCAGCAGAGGATGAAGGGGGTGGAGAGCAGCGCGGAGACGAAGACCTCCTGGGCCGAGCCGTGGCCGGCCCGGGCCGCCGGGTCGCTCTCCTGCTGATGCTGGATCAGCAGCGTCAGCGGGCCGGCGCAGAGGCCGCCGACCAGGGCCAGCCGGGAGACCCACTGGGCGCCGAACGCGGCGCCGGTGTAGACGAAGACCAGGTAGCCGATCGAGGAGGCCTCGGGCGAGATGCTCAGGCCGACCTGGAGCAGGCCGATCAGCAGGCCTCCGGTGACGGCGATCTGCGGGCGGCGCCGCCGGATCACCATCAGCACCGCGATCACCCCGGTGATGACCAGGTACCAAGCCCGGTGTGCCCCCTCGCTGCTGATGTTGGACACCAGCGAGAGGAAGACCACCAGGGCGGCCCAGGCTCCGTCCACCACCATCGGGTGTCCGCGGAGCCAGGCGTTGAGTCGATGCACATACCAAGCGTAGGCAGCCGAGGGGGGTCGTCCCGTCCACCGGGAGGGCGATCCGCGTCTCGTCCGCAGGTCGGAGGCGGGTACGGTCGCGGGCATGAGCTGGATGCGCTGGCGACCCGCCATGGAACGGGCCCTGTACGGGCCGCAGGGCGGGTTCTACCGCAGGCCGGAGGGCCCGGCGGGGCACTTCAGGACCTCGGTGCACGCCTCCACCCAGTACGCGCAGGCGGTCGGGCGCCTGCTCCTGGAGGTGGACGCGGCCCTCGGCCACCCGGAGGAGATCGCCCTGGTCGACATCGGGGCCGGGCGCGGCGAGCTGGTCGGGCGGCTGGCCGACCTGCTGCCCGGGCGACTGCGGGCCTGCGGGGTGGAGCTGGCGGAGCGGCCGGCCGACCTGCCGGCCGGGGTCCAGTGGTGCGAGCGGGTGCCCGAAGGGGCGGTCGGGCTGCTCTTCGCCAACGAGTGGCTGGACAACGTGCCGCTGGACCTCGCCGAGCGGGACGCGGCCGGGGTGCTGCGCTACCTGGAGGTGGACGGGGCGGGTCAGGAGCGGTTGGGGGAGCCGCTGGAGCCGGCCGACCTCGCCTGGGTGGAGCGCTGGTGGCCCTCGGACGGCGAGCCGGAGGGCGAGCGCGTCGAGATCGGGCGGCCGCGGGACGAGGCCTGGGCGGCGGCGGTCGGCCGGCTCGACCGTGGGCTCGCGGTGGCGGTGGACTACGCGCACCGGGCGTCGGACCGGCCGATCTTCGGCACCCTGACCGGCTTCCGGCGGGGCCGCGAGGTGCCCCCGGTGCCGGACGGCAGCTGCGACCTGACGGCCCATGTGGCGCTGGACTCGGTGGCGGTTCCCGGTATCCACAGCCTGTGGACGACGCAGCGGGAGGCGCTGCACGCGCTCGGCGTCTCCGGCACCCGGCCGCCGCTGGAGCTGGCCGGCCGCGACCCGGCCGGCTACCTGCGCGCGCTGGCCGCCGCCGGGGAGGCGGCCGAGCTCACCGCGAGCGCCGGCCTGGGCGGTTTCGGCTGGCTGCTGCAGGCCGTCCGGATGCCGGTACCGGAACTCCTGGCGGGGCTCGCGGGATGGCAGACTCTGGAGCCATGAGCGCTCTGAGGGAGACCACGGTCGGCGTCGGCGCCGGTGCCGAGAACACCGCGACCGACATGGTGCTGAACATCGGCCCGCAGCACCCGGCCACCCACGGCGTGCTGCGGCTGAAGCTGGTGCTGGACGGCGAACGGATCGTCAGCGCCGAGCCGATCATCGGCTACATGCACCGCGGCGCCGAGAAGCTCTTCGAGGCCCGGGACTACCGGCAGATCATCATGCTGGCGAACCGGCACGACTGGCTCTCCGCCTTCTCCAACGAACTCGGCGTGGTGCTCGCCGTCGAGCGGATGCTCGGCATGGAGGTGCCCGAGCGCGCCGTCTGGACCCGCACCCTGCTCGCCGAGCTCAACCGGGTGCTCAACCACCTGATGTTCATCGGCTCCTACCCGCTGGAGCTCGGCGGCATCACCCCGGTCTTCTACGCCTTCACCGCCCGCGAGGAGCTCCAGCACGTGCTGGAGGAGGCCAGCGGCGGCCGGATGCACTACATGTTCAACCGGGTCGGCGGCCTCAAGGAGGACCTGCCGGCCGGCTGGCTCGGCCGGGTCCGCGCCGCCGTCGCCGCCGTCCGCGCCCAGCTGCCGGTCTACCAGGACCTGGTGCTCGGCAACGAGATCTTCCGGGCCCGCACCGCCGGCGTCGGCGTGCTCTCGCCCGAGCACGTGCAGGCCTACGGCGTCACCGGCCCGATCGCCCGGGCCAGCGGGGTGGACTTCGACCTGCGCCGCGACGAGCCCTACCTGGCCTACGGCGAGCTGCGGGACGTGCTCTCCGTCGCGGTCCGCGAGGAGGGCGACTGCCTGGCCCGGTTCGAGTGCCTGCTGGAGCAGACCCAGAACTCGCTCGACCTCGCCGACGCCTGCCTGGACCGGGTGGCCGCCCTGGCGCCCGGCCCGGTGAACCTGCGGCTGCCCAAGGTGCTCAAGGCCCCCGAGGGCGAGACCTACGCGTGGACCGAGAACCCGCTCGGGGTGAACGGCTACTACCTGGTCTCGCGCGGCGACAAGACGCCGTGGCGGCTGAAGCTGCGCTCGGCGTCCTTCAACAACATCCAGGCGCTGACCGAGCTGCTGCCCGGCACGCTGGTGGCCGACATGGTCGCGATCCTCGGGTCGATGTTCTTCGTGGTCGGCGACATCGACAAGTAGGACCGGCTACTCCTTGTCGCCCTTGGCGTCCTTGTCGTCCTTCTTGCGCTTCTTCGGGTCGGCGGGGTGGGGCGCCAGCTTGCGGTCGCCCTTGCCGGCGATCCGCTGCTCGCACAGCTCGGCCAGCACCGCGTACGCCTGAGCACCCATCAGCTCGGTCAGCTCCGGCCGGTAGCTGACGTAGACCGGCTGGACGGCCTGGTGCGCCTCCGGGCTGCTGGTGCACCACCAGTGCAGGTCGTGGCCGCCCGGGCCCCAGCCGCGCCGGTCGTACTCGCCGATCGACACCTGGAGGTAGCGGGTGTCGTCCGGCCGGTCGATCCAGTCGTAGGTGCGGCGGATCGGCAGCTGCCAGCAGACGTCCGGCTTGGTCTCCAGCGGCTCCTTGCCCTCCTTGAGCGCCAGGGTGTGCAGCGCGCAGCCCTGGCCGCCGGGGAAGCCGGGGCCGTTGAGGAAGATGCAGGCGCCGTCGACCCGGCGGGTCTGCCGGTCGCCGTCCTCGTCGAGCATGGTGATGCCGCCGTCGATCTTGAGGCGGCCCTTCTTGTCGGTGCCCTCGGCGAAGTGCTGCCAGGTCTCGGGGGTGAGCCGGCGGGCGTGCTCGACCACCCGCTGCTCGTCGTCCTCGTCCGAGTAGTGCGCGCCCAGCGTGCAGCAGCCGTCCGACTCGCCGCGGCCCGGGCGGATGCCGTGGCAGCCCTGGCCGAAGATGCAGCCCCAGCGGGAGGTCAGCCAGGTCAGGTCGCAGCGGAACACCTGGTCGTCGTCGGTCGGGTCGGTGAACTCGACCCAGGCACGGGGGAAGTCGGCGCCGACCTCGGGGAGCGGCTTCTTGCGGGTGGGGGCGGGGATGTCGATGGCGGCCACCCGGCAAGGGTAGGGCAGCCGGGTGACCGAACGTGTCCGGGAGCGGGTCAGGCCGCCAAGAAGTCCTCCAACTCCTTCGCGAAGTGCACCGGGACCTCGTACATCGGGTAGTGCCCCGAGTTGGCCAGCTCGGTGAGCTCGGCGTTCGGGAAGAGCTCCAGCCAGGTGCGGCGCATCAGCTCGGCGGTCAGTGCCAGGTCGTGCTCGCCGGTGAAGACCTTGACCGGCAGCTCCAGCCCGGCCACCCCGGCGGAGACGTCCTGGCCCGCCCAGTCCTCGAAGTAGGCGGCGCAGGCGTCCACCCGGGAGGTGGCGGAGGAGCGGGCCACCATCCGGTCCAGCCAGACCGCCTTGGCCCGCTGCCCGGTCACCAGGTCGATGATCATCCGGCGGGCGGTGAAGTTCTGCGGTGCGGCCCGGAACAGCTGCCAGCCCTGCTCGTCCATCTCGTACACGCCGGCCGGCACCGGCGCCACCCCGACCAGCTTGCGCACCCGGTGCGGCGCCTCGGCCAGCACCCGCTGCGCCGCCTTGCCGCCCATCGAGTGGCCGACCAGCGAGAAGGTGTCCCAGCCCAGCTGGTCGGCCAGCGCCAGCGCGTCCTGGGCGATCTCGGCCAGGGTGAACTCGCCCGGCTCGGCCACCCGGTCGCCGTAGCCCCGGTAGTCGAGCATCGCGTAGGAGAAGGCGGAGCGGTCCAGGTAGTCGAGGAACGGACCCCAGCCCGAGGTGGTCCCGAACCAGTCGTGCAGGACGATGACCTTGTGCTCGCCCGCGCCGACGAGGCGGTGACTGATCGTCATGGTTGCTTGGCTCCAAGCGGTGAGGGTGGATCGACGGATGGTCAGCACCGCCCAGGCTGGCGCCACGACGATTCGATCAGCAATCGAACAGGCGGGATTTCCGCAGGTGCGGTGGCGTAGCGTGGTGCGTTATGCGACTCGGTGTCCTCGACGTAGGTTCCAACACGGTGCACTTCCTGGTGGTGGACGCCCACCCCGGTGCCGCGCCGCTGGCCGCCTACTCGCACAAGGCGGAGCTGCGCCTGGCCGAACTCCTGGACGAGCAGGGGGCGATCCGGGAGGACGGGATACGGCGGCTGATCGACCACATCGCCTCCTCGCTGCGGGTCGCCGAGGACAAGGGCGTGGTCGACCTGCTGCCGTTCGCCACCTCGGCCGTGCGGGAGGCCGCCAACGGCGAGGCGGTGCTGGAGCGGATCGAGCAGGAGACCGGGGTCGAGCTCCAGGTGCTCTCCGGGCAGGACGAGGCCCGGCTCACCTTCCTGGCCGTGCGCCGCTGGTTCGGCTGGTCCTCCGGCCGGCTGCTCGACCTGGACATCGGCGGCGGCTCGCTGGAGATCGCCTGCGGCATCGACGAGCAGCCGGACGCCGCCTTCTCGCTGCCGCTCGGCGCCGGCCGGCTCACCGTCGGCTGGCTGCCCGACGACCTGCCCGACCCGGAGCGGGTGCGCGAGCTGCGCCGGCACATCCGGGCCGAGATCGCCACGGTGGTCGGCGAGGTGGCCCGGCTGGGCCCGCCGGACCACGCGGTGGCCACCTCCAAGACCTTCAAGCAGCTGGCCCGGATGACCGGCGCCGCCCCCGCCGAGGCCGGCCCCCGGGTGCCGCGCAAGCTCGGCCGCAGCGGGCTGGCCGCCTGGGTGCCCCGGCTGGCCGCGATGACGGCGGCCGAGCGCTCGCGGATCCCCGGGGTCTCCGAGGGGCGCGCCAGACAGCTGCTGGCCGGCGCCCTGGTGGCGGACGCCGCGATGGACCTGTTCGGCCTGGAGGAGCTGGACATCTGTCCCTGGGCCCTGCGCGAGGGCATCATCCTGCGCCGCCTGGACTCGCTCGACCCCGCCCGCTAGCCCGTAACCTGAGGGACGTGGAAGAGCAGAGCGGACGGCCGCCGCGCCGCCGGGTCGGGCGGCGCAAGGAGCCGCGCAGGGACCCCCTGCTGCGCACCACCGACCGGCTGGTGCTGCCCCGCCACCCGGCGCTGCACATCCCGGACAACAAGATCGCCCTGTCCACCGCCTCGGTCTACCCGGACAACACCCGGATCGCCTTCGAGCTGGCCGCCCGGCTCGGCTACGACGGGGTCGAGGTGATGGTCTGGAACGACCCGGTCAGCCAGAGCCTGCCGGCCCTGCGCGAACTCTCCGAGCGCTACCGGGTGCCGATCCTGGCGGTGCACGCGCCCTGCCTGCTGATCACCCAGCGGGTGTGGACCACCGACCCGTGGACCAAGCTCAAGCGGGCCCGGGCGGCGGCCGAGAAGCTCGGCGCGGACACCGTGGTGGTGCACCCGCCGTTCCGCTGGCAGCGGCAGTACGCCAAGGAGTTCGTGCTCGGCATCGAGCGGATGGCGAACGAGACGCCGGTCCGGTTCGCGGTGGAGAACATGTACCCCTGGCGCTACAAGGACCGCGAGGTGCTGGCCTACGCGCCGGGCTGGGACGTCACCGAGGAGGCCTACCGGCACTTCACGGTGGACCTCTCGCACGTCGCCACCTCGCGGATCGACGCCTTCGAGATGGTCGACCGGATGGGCGACCGGCTGGCCCACGTGCACCTGGCCGACGGCTCCGGCTCCGGCAAGGACGAGCACCTGATCCCCGGCCGCGGCAAGCAGCCCTGCGCCGAACTGCTGGAGCGCCTGGCCCGCACCGGCTTCGACGGCCACGTGGTGCTGGAGGTCAACACCCGGCGGTCCGGCTCGCCCGCCGAGCGGGAGGCCGACCTCGCCGAGGCGCTCGCCTTCACCCGGCTGCACCTGGCCACGGGCTCGCGCGTACGCTGACCGTCAGGCGAGACGACCCGGGGAGCACGGACATGACGGACACTCAGCACCAGCACCACGCCGCCTCCTTCGGTGCCGTGGCCGCTGACTACGACAAGGCCCGTCCCTCCTACCCGCCGGCGCTGTTCGAGGCGATCGAGCGGCTGGCCGGCCGCCCGCTGCGCGGCGCGGACGTGCTGGACGTGGGCGCCGGCACCGGCATCGCCACCCGGCTGCTGGCCGAGCGCGGCGCCCGGGTGATCGCGGTGGAGCCGAGCGCCGGGATGGCCGCCCAGCTGCACGCCGTCAGCCCGCAGATCCCGGTGGTCAAGGGCGTGGGCGACGAGCTGCCGTGCCACGACGCGAGCGCCGACCTGATCACCTACGCCCAGGCCTTCCACTGGACCGACCCGGCGAAGTCGCTCCCGGAGGCGCTGCGGGTGCTGCGGCCCGGCGGCGCGCTGGTGCTGTTCTGGAACCTGAAGGACCGTTCGGTCGAGTGGCTGGCCGAGCAGGAGCGCCGGCACGCGGCCGCGCTGCCCTCGTACCACTACTACGGGGTGATGAACGCCGTCACCGAGCCGCTGTCCCGCCACCCCTTCCGGGTGGTCAACGAGCGGCTGCGCTGGGAGCGCACCATCACGGTGGACGACGTGATCACCGACCTGCGCTCCAAGTCCTACTTCGCGGTGGCCGAGCCCGAGCTGCGCGAGCGGGTGCTGGCCGACGACCGGGAGTGGCTGACCGGCCTGTTCCCGGACGGCCGGGTGGTCGAGCCGTACACCGTGGACGTCACGGTCGCCGTCAAGCAGTGACGGGACCGTGTTCGATCGGGAGCTGTGGCTGATCGGGATGTGGACAGTGCGTCCGTTCCCCGGGACGGCGGCGTAGGCTCGGCAGACACCAGCCGCCCTGAGGGAGTGGAGAAGGCAGTGCCCGAGCTGAAGTCCCGTACGGTCACCCACGGTCGCAACATGGCGGGCGCCCGCGCGCTTCTGCGCGCCGCCGGCGTAGCCCGCGAGGACTTCGGCAAGCCGATCATCGCGGTGGCCAACTCCTTCACCGAGTTCGTCCCCGGCCACACCCACCTGCAGCCGGTCGGCCGGATCGTCTCCGAGGCGATCAAGCAGGCGGGCGGCATCCCGCGCGAGTTCAACACCATCGCGGTGGACGACGGCATCGCGATGGGCCACAGCGGCATGCTCTACTCGCTGCCCTCGCGCGACCTGATCGCCGACAGCGTCGAGTACATGGTCAACGCGCACTGCGCGGACGCGCTGATCTGCATCTCCAACTGCGACAAGATCACCCCCGGCATGCTGATGGCCGCGCTGCGCCTCAACATCCCGGTGGTCTTCGTCTCCGGCGGCCCGATGGAGGCCGGCAAGGCCACCCTGGTCGACGGCACGGTCCGCCGGCTGGACCTGATCAACGCGATCTCCGACGCGGTCAACGAGAACGTCTCCGACGCCGACATCGCGATCATCGAGGAGAACGCCTGCCCGACCTGCGGCTCCTGCTCCGGCATGTTCACCGCCAACTCGATGAACTGCCTGACCGAGGCGATCGGCCTCTCGCTGCCCGGCAACGGCTCGGTGCTGGCCACCCACACCGCCCGCAAGGCGCTCTACGAGAACGCCGGCCGGACCGTGGTCGAGATCACCAAGCGGTACTACGAGCAGGACGACGAGTCGGTGCTGCCGCGCAACGTCGCCACCCGCGCCGCGTTCGAGAACGCGATGGCGCTGGACATCGCGATGGGCGGCTCGACCAACACGATCCTGCACCTGCTCGCCGCCGCCCAGGAGGCCGAGCTGGACTTCGACATGCGGGTGATCGACGGCATCTCGCGCAAGGTCCCGTGCCTGAGCAAGGTCGCGCCGAACGGCAGCTACTACATGGAGGACGTCCACCGGGCCGGCGGCATCCCCGCCATCCTGGGCGAGCTCTACCGCGGCGGCCTGCTCAACGAGGACGTGCACACGGTGCACGCCGACTCGCTGGCCGAGTGGCTGAAGACCTGGGACATCCGCGGCGGCTCGCCCTCCCCGGAGGCGGTCGAGCTGTTCCACGCCGCCCCCGGCTGCGTGCGCAGCGCCGAGGCCTTCTCGCAGTCCGAGCGCTGGGAGTCGCTGGACACCGACGCGGCCGGCGGCTGCATCCGCAGCGTGGCCCACGCCTACTCGGTCGAGGGCGGCCTGGCCGTGCTCTACGGCAACCTGGCCGAGGACGGCTGCATCGTGAAGACCGCCGGGGTCGACGAGTCGATCTGGACCTTCTCCGGCCCGGCCGTCGTCGTCGAGTCGCAGGAGGACGCGGTGGACGCGATCCTCGCCAAGCGGGTCAAGGAGGGCGACGTGGTGGTCATCCGCTACGAGGGCCCCAAGGGCGGCCCGGGCATGCAGGAGATGCTCTACCCGACCTCCTTCCTCAAGGGCCGCGGCCTCGGCAAGGCCTGCGCGCTGATCACCGACGGCCGGTTCTCCGGCGGCACCTCCGGCCTGTCCATCGGCCACGTCTCCCCGGAGGCGGCCTCCGGCGGCACCATCGCGCTGGTCGAGGACGGCGACGTCATCTCGATCGACATCCCCGGCCGCTCGGTCAACCTGGAGGTCTCCTTCGAGGAGCTGCACGAGCGCCGGCTGCGGCTGGAGGAGAGCGGCGGCTACCGCCCCGCGCACCGCGACCGCCAGGTCAGCCAGGCGCTCAAGGCCTACGCCGCGATGGCCACCTCCGCCGACAAGGGCGCGGTGCGGGACGTCAGCAAGCTGGGCTGAGCCCGTTACCCTGCACAGGTGAGCGAAGAGACCACCCCCGCACCGCAGCCCGTCCGCTTCTTCGGCACCACCTGGGTGGACCGCGGCGGCGCGTACTGGCTGCGGCGGGTCGCGGTCTCGCTCGGGGCCCTGGCCGCCACGGCGGCCGGGGCCCTGGTGCTGCGCTTCGCGGTCAGCGGGGTGCAGCTGTCCAAGTCCGGCTCGATGGTCAACGTGCTGCTGGTCGGGGCGATCGCGCTCTGCACCTTCCTGGCCGGGCTGCGCACCTGGAAACTGCTCAGCGAGGGCCGGGACGCGCTGACCGGCTGGATGGCCGAGGACAAGTCGCTCGGCGCGGTCTGGCTGATCGGCTGCGTCGGCGCGGCCGCCGCCTACTTCTTCCGCAGCCTGGTCGAGGCCCCCGGCGAGGCCGTCCAGCGCGCCGCTTGGG of Kitasatospora viridis contains these proteins:
- a CDS encoding class I SAM-dependent methyltransferase, whose product is MTDTQHQHHAASFGAVAADYDKARPSYPPALFEAIERLAGRPLRGADVLDVGAGTGIATRLLAERGARVIAVEPSAGMAAQLHAVSPQIPVVKGVGDELPCHDASADLITYAQAFHWTDPAKSLPEALRVLRPGGALVLFWNLKDRSVEWLAEQERRHAAALPSYHYYGVMNAVTEPLSRHPFRVVNERLRWERTITVDDVITDLRSKSYFAVAEPELRERVLADDREWLTGLFPDGRVVEPYTVDVTVAVKQ
- the ilvD gene encoding dihydroxy-acid dehydratase: MPELKSRTVTHGRNMAGARALLRAAGVAREDFGKPIIAVANSFTEFVPGHTHLQPVGRIVSEAIKQAGGIPREFNTIAVDDGIAMGHSGMLYSLPSRDLIADSVEYMVNAHCADALICISNCDKITPGMLMAALRLNIPVVFVSGGPMEAGKATLVDGTVRRLDLINAISDAVNENVSDADIAIIEENACPTCGSCSGMFTANSMNCLTEAIGLSLPGNGSVLATHTARKALYENAGRTVVEITKRYYEQDDESVLPRNVATRAAFENAMALDIAMGGSTNTILHLLAAAQEAELDFDMRVIDGISRKVPCLSKVAPNGSYYMEDVHRAGGIPAILGELYRGGLLNEDVHTVHADSLAEWLKTWDIRGGSPSPEAVELFHAAPGCVRSAEAFSQSERWESLDTDAAGGCIRSVAHAYSVEGGLAVLYGNLAEDGCIVKTAGVDESIWTFSGPAVVVESQEDAVDAILAKRVKEGDVVVIRYEGPKGGPGMQEMLYPTSFLKGRGLGKACALITDGRFSGGTSGLSIGHVSPEAASGGTIALVEDGDVISIDIPGRSVNLEVSFEELHERRLRLEESGGYRPAHRDRQVSQALKAYAAMATSADKGAVRDVSKLG